From a single Populus trichocarpa isolate Nisqually-1 chromosome 17, P.trichocarpa_v4.1, whole genome shotgun sequence genomic region:
- the LOC112324715 gene encoding uncharacterized protein LOC112324715 — protein sequence MANAHTENDSQSFNDTNPKNKYLNFSDPFNPFRIENGDNPAAALVSELLTADNYVSWSRAISRALRAKNKLAFVNGTLSKPTDISDPLFEAWERCNDLVVSWLQNSVLFISTRRHSFCSQQDSPDIYMFRFHEMVHFMATPAWLKRVKTERCGSISISRRINGGSIFLG from the exons ATGGCCAACGCTCATACAGAAAATGATTCTCAGTCCTTCAACGATACAAACCCCAAAAACAAATACCTCAATTTCTCTGACCCTTTCAATCCATTCCGAATTGAGAATGGTGATAACCCAGCTGCTGCTCTCGTTTCTGAACTCTTGACTGCTGATAATTATGTCAGTTGGTCTCGTGCGATTTCTCGAGCTCTTCGCGCGAAGAACAAACTTGCTTTTGTTAATGGTACATTGTCTAAACCTACTGATATCTCAGATCCTCTTTTTGAAGCTTGGGAGAGATGCAATGACTTGGTTGTTTCGTGGCTACAAAATTCT GTTTTGTTTATATCCACGCGACGGCATAGTTTCTGTTCCCAGCAAGACTCGCCAGACATATatatgtttcgtttccatgaaaTGGTTCATTTCATGGCAACGCCGGCATGGCTAAAACGTGTGAAGACAGAAAGATGTGGGTCAATATCTATCTCTAGAAGGATTAATGGAG GTTCAATTTTCCTTGGCTAA
- the LOC18107446 gene encoding protein GLUTAMINE DUMPER 3: MRPATNPSVGGGGAHGGFWHWNSPVAYVFVGLALMLGLITVALIILACSYRKSLSNSSRREAELDEKPAKQVEIQVDFEPKVVVIMAGDENPTYLAKPVSCNCKIGEKA; the protein is encoded by the coding sequence ATGAGGCCAGCAACCAACCCATCAGTAGGAGGTGGCGGTGCTCATGGGGGATTCTGGCATTGGAATTCACCTGTTGCTTACGTCTTTGTTGGTCTAGCACTTATGTTGGGGCTTATAACAGTAGCGTTGATAATTCTTGCTTGTTCTTATAGAAAATCTCTGTCCAACTCTTCAAGAAGGGAGGCTGAATTAGATGAAAAACCAGCAAAGCAAGTGGAAATACAGGTTGATTTTGAGCCGAAGGTTGTTGTTATCATGGCCGGGGATGAGAATCCTACATACCTGGCAAAGCCTGTTTCTTGCAACTGCAAAATCGGCGAAAAAGCTTGA
- the LOC18107444 gene encoding zinc finger protein CONSTANS-LIKE 2: MPRVTSLILSSPLVFFLQVSLILATNAHSLSYIAKDSITEIGIGREREEVMLKEESGGSGSGGVVNNWARVCDTCRAAACTVYCRADSAYLCAGCDARVHAANRVASRHERVRVCEACERAPAALLCKADAASLCTACDADIHSANPLARRHQRVPILPISGYLYGTQVGPAAGETEDQFMTQEGEETIGEEDEDEAASWLLLNPAKNSNNQNNNGFLFGGEVDEYLDIVEYNSCAENQYSDQYNQQHYSVPPKSCGGDSVVPIQYGEGKDHQQQQQQQYHNFQLGLEYEPAKAAYSYDGSVSQGVSMSSMDVGVVPESAMSEISISHQSAPRGTIDLFSSPPIQMPSQLSPMEREARVLRYREKKKARKFEKTIRYASRKAYAETRPRIKGRFAKRTDVDVEVDQMFSSTLMAETAYGIVPSF; the protein is encoded by the exons ATGCCACGTGTCACATCCTTGATACTCTCCTCCCCACTTGTGTTTTTCCTACAGGTATCCCTCATCCTTGCAACTAATGCTCACTCACTCTCATACATAGCTAAAGACAGTATAACTGAGATTGGTAttgggagagaaagagaggaagtGATGCTGAAGGAAGAGAGCGGCGGCAGCGGCAGCGGCGGCGTCGTTAACAATTGGGCACGCGTATGTGACACGTGCCGTGCAGCAGCTTGCACTGTTTACTGCCGGGCTGATTCGGCATACCTATGTGCCGGTTGTGATGCCCGTGTGCATGCTGCAAATCGTGTCGCATCGCGCCATGAGCGCGTGCGGGTGTGCGAGGCGTGTGAGCGCGCCCCGGCTGCCTTGTTATGCAAAGCAGATGCGGCATCTCTGTGTACTGCCTGTGATGCAGATATTCACTCTGCAAACCCACTAGCACGCCGCCACCAGCGCGTCCCAATTCTGCCCATTTCCGGCTACCTTTACGGTACCCAAGTAGGGCCTGCAGCTGGTGAGACTGAAGATCAGTTCATGACGCAAGAGGGAGAAGAGACTATTGGTGAGGAGGATGAGGATGAGGCTGCTTCATGGCTGTTGCTAAATCCTGCGAAGAACAGCAACAACCAGAATAATAATGGCTTCTTGTTTGGTGGGGAGGTTGATGAGTATTTGGATATTGTTGAGTACAACTCATGTGCTGAGAATCAATATTCTGATCAGTATAATCAGCAGCACTACAGTGTTCCTCCAAAGAGTTGTGGGGGTGACAGTGTTGTGCCGATTCAGTATGGAGAAGGAAAggatcatcaacaacaacagcaacaacagtATCACAATTTTCAGTTGGGATTGGAGTATGAGCCCGCTAAAGCTGCTTACAGCTACGACGGTTCAGTCAGTCAAGGT GTCTCCATGTCATCCATGGATGTTGGAGTGGTGCCAGAATCAGCAATGAGCGAGATCTCAATCTCGCACCAAAGTGCTCCAAGAGGGACAATCGACCTTTTCTCCAGCCCTCCTATCCAGATGCCATCTCAACTTAGTCCGATGGAAAGGGAGGCAAGAGTCCTAAGAtacagagagaaaaagaaggcaagGAAGTTTGAGAAGACTATCAGGTATGCCTCTAGGAAGGCCTATGCAGAGACCAGACCCCGGATAAAAGGCCGATTTGCAAAGAGAACAGATGTAGATGTCGAAGTGGACCAGATGTTCTCGTCAACACTAATGGCAGAAACAGCATATGGCATTGTCCCATCATTCTGA